CCGCCGGGCGCACGCTCCTCGGCAACTGGCTGCGGCTGAGCGCGCGGGTCCGGGTCAGGACATGAGGCCCCTCCCCCCCGCTGTGGACGCGGGCGCGTGGCTGCATGGGGCGACGGCCTTCACGACGGTCCGCACGCACCACGGGCAACCTTTGCTCTGGGCGGCACATCTGGCGCGATTGGCGAACACCTGCGCGTTTCTGGGGCTGCCCGCGCCGGAGGCAGAGTTCCCCCGTCTCGCCCCCCTCCCCTGGGGCCTGCTGCGCCTGACCGTCACGCCGGACGGGACGTTCTGGAGCCAGCGCCCGCTCGATCCCGGCCCGCGTCCGGTGGGGGGCGTGCGAGTTGTGCTTACCCTCCGAAGAGTCCACCCCGACCTCGCCGGACACAAGACCGGGAATTACCTGCCCTACCTGTTGGCCGGACGGGACGCGGCGGCGGGTGCCTTCGAGGGGTGGCTGACGGACCACGCGGGACACGTGGTGGACGGTGGGCGAACTTCGCCCCTCCTCGAACTCGGCGGGCGGCTGGTCGTGCCGGCGGGCGGCCTACCGGGCGTGACGCGCACCGCCTTCCTACATGGACAGTCCTACGAGGAAAGGCCGGTGCGGGCGGAGGAACTGCGCGAGGTCGCGCGGGTATGGATTTGTGGCAGCGGCGTCGGAGTCGTTCCCGTGCGCGAAGTGGCGGGCGAGGGCTGGTGCGTTTCCCTTCCCGCCGAGTGGCCGGAGACGACGGACGCGGCGCTCGTCTGGCCGGAAGGGATGGACACCACACAGAAGAAGGGCGGCTGAGGTCTCCCCCGCCGCCCACCTTCCTCCCGCAACCCAGAACCTCAGTGCCCGTCCTGCCCCTCGCGCTCGCTCTGGAGACGACCGCCGCCCTCCACGTCCTCCAGGCGGACGGCACCGTGCCTCCGCATGACGTTCAGCGCCTCGTTGGTCTTCACGCCGTCGGGATCGCGGGCGATCACGAGGATGTGGCCGGACTTGAGACCGTTGTAAAACCGCTCGGCCTGCGGGGCGGGCACGCCCATGCGGCGCAGCAGCTTCACGTAGTCGCCGTGGTCGCTGCCCGTCAGCGCCCCGAAAATGCCCCCGAGGCCCGCGCCGCCGATCAAGCCGTAGATCACGACGAGCAGCCCGCCCTCCGCATACACCCGCGTCTCGGGAATCAGGGCGAGCAGGCCCCAGATGGGCAAGGTGAGCACGAGGCTCACGAGGGCACCCAGCAGCGTGCCGCGAATGACGCTCGCGGAGCCGCCCGGCGCGCCCGCCTCGGGGCTGATACCGGTCGCCTGGGCGATGGTGTCCTCGGCCACGGCGTCGATGAGGGCGAATCCAAGTCGGTCACGGTCGAAGCCGCGTGCCTGAAGGGCGGCCAGCGCACCCTGGGCCTGCTGCGGCTCGCGGAAGAGGGCAACGACGCTTTCCATCCCCTCATTTTTAGCACGGGGCCTCGCATGGCGGCGAGGGACAAAGGAACGCGCAAGATGGGGAGGACAGCAAGCTCTCAAGAGCTGACCACGGGGACCCGTGGGGAGTTCTTCTTGCCCCCCCCGACCCTCTGCAAGCCGCCTTTCAAGTCTCCCACCAGCCAGAGGAAGAAAAACGCCACAGCTCCCGCTCCTTTAGCGCCTCCCCCTTGAACGCCTGATGTGCAAGAGAAAGGCAGCGTATGAGACGTGCTTTCTCTCCTCTCTCCCCTTACGGGTGACTCGGAGAGCCGCGAAGCAGGGGGCTGGGGAGAGGGGTGACGAGCACCGCTCGTCCTCTTGTCAGACGACGAAAACGTGTCGACTGCTCGATCTGCAATTTACATTAGGCGTCCCCAGAGACTAAATCTACGATTCGCCCGGCTCTTCTCCGGCTGGCAGAGATTCCAAACCACAAGGGAGAGGTTGAGCCTCCGCCCTTCTCCAGCTCCTTCCCACCCGCGTGAGAGCCGCATACACCCGCCTTCACCCAGCGGCGGGTGGGCAAGACCCGGTACGTTCGGCCCACCGGGGGTTTCCTATACTGCCTGCATGACGGGTGTGGCGTCGCTGATCCTGCCGGGCGCGGCTTTCGAGGCGCGGCTGCGCGAGGTGCTGCGCTCGCGTGTGGAGTTCATCGAGCTGATCGGCGAGGACCTCGTGATGGCGGGCGGCAAGCGGGCGCGGCCCACCGTGACGTACCTCGCCGCGCAGGCCCTCGGCGTGGACGGCGAGCACGCGGCCTGGCGGGACGTGACCGACCTCGCCGCGTGCGTGGAGCTGCTGCACTCGGCCTCGCTCCTGCACGACGACCTGATCGACGACGCCGACACCCGGCGCGGTCAGCAGGCGGCCTTCCGAAGATTCGGCAACGTCGTCAGCGTGATGAGCGGCGACTTCATGCTCTCGCGGCTGCTCGTGCTGCTCGCGGGGTTGCCGGGCGGGGCGGCCCTGATCCGCGCCTTCGGGGAGACGGCCAGCCTCGTGTGTGAGGGCGAGGTGCTGCAATTTCAGGTCGCCGCCTACGCCGATTACACGCTCGCGAACTACCTCGACGTGATCCACGGCAAGACGGCGGCGCTCGTGGAACTCGCCGCGTCCTCGCCCGCGCTGCTGCTGGGCGCTCCGGAGGCCCACCGCGCGGCCCTCGCCACCTTCGGGCGGGAGTACGGGCTGGCCTTTCAGATGCGCGACGACCTCCTCGACCTCGCGGGCGACGAGGAGGCGCTGGGCAAACCCGTCGGCGGCGACCTGCGCGAGGGCAAGGCGACCTTCCCCGTCCTGTGCCTCCTGAATGGCCCCCACGCCTCAGAGGTCCGCGACATCCTGGGCCGCCGCGCCGCCGAGCCAGGCGATGTGGCCCGCGTCCGCGCCCTTGCCACAAGGGAGGGGGCCTTCACGCACACGCAGGAGGAGATTCGCCGCCGCACGGGCCTCGCTGCCTCTGCCCTTCATCCCCTCCCCCCCTCCGAGGCCCGCGACGCCCTGACCGCCCTCGCCCGCCACGAGACCGAACGCGCCCGCTGAGGCGTCCTGACGAACCGGACATCTTGGCGCGTCTTCCTGTCGTCTGTCCTGCGTGGTCCGCATCCTCTTTGCACCTGAGAAGTGAGAGGGACGTTTCCCCCCTCCCCCATTGACACATCCACGCCTCCCCAGCGAGGTCCTGTCTATGCGTGTATCCTCTGAGGGCTAGATCACTACAGAGGAGAGCGTGATGAGGGCATCTGGACTCAACTGGCAGGGCCTGATGGAACAGCTTCAGGAGGCATTGCCGTACAGCGAGG
Above is a genomic segment from Deinococcus sp. YIM 134068 containing:
- a CDS encoding aminotransferase class IV — its product is MRPLPPAVDAGAWLHGATAFTTVRTHHGQPLLWAAHLARLANTCAFLGLPAPEAEFPRLAPLPWGLLRLTVTPDGTFWSQRPLDPGPRPVGGVRVVLTLRRVHPDLAGHKTGNYLPYLLAGRDAAAGAFEGWLTDHAGHVVDGGRTSPLLELGGRLVVPAGGLPGVTRTAFLHGQSYEERPVRAEELREVARVWICGSGVGVVPVREVAGEGWCVSLPAEWPETTDAALVWPEGMDTTQKKGG
- a CDS encoding polyprenyl synthetase family protein; translated protein: MTGVASLILPGAAFEARLREVLRSRVEFIELIGEDLVMAGGKRARPTVTYLAAQALGVDGEHAAWRDVTDLAACVELLHSASLLHDDLIDDADTRRGQQAAFRRFGNVVSVMSGDFMLSRLLVLLAGLPGGAALIRAFGETASLVCEGEVLQFQVAAYADYTLANYLDVIHGKTAALVELAASSPALLLGAPEAHRAALATFGREYGLAFQMRDDLLDLAGDEEALGKPVGGDLREGKATFPVLCLLNGPHASEVRDILGRRAAEPGDVARVRALATREGAFTHTQEEIRRRTGLAASALHPLPPSEARDALTALARHETERAR